The following coding sequences are from one Enterococcus sp. 4G2_DIV0659 window:
- the dnaN gene encoding DNA polymerase III subunit beta, translating into MKVTVKRNTFLQELQTVQRAISSKTTIPILTGVKIVLTEEGLSLTGSNADISIESFLSQEDEKAQMTIESTGSIVLQARFFGEIIRKLPEELFTLEVLENNQVAITSGKADFTVNGLDADNYPHLPVIDAKNQIQLPVHLLTKIINETGFAVSMHESRPILTGVHFILENQKLLAVATDSHRLSQRIIPIEQAAEDFNIVIPGKSLTELSRSFTNEEEMVEISIMENQVLFKTQNMYFYSRLLEGNYPDTNRLIPTSFNTEIDFYVPELLSAIDRASLLSHEGRNNIVRLAIASDSVVLYGNSPEIGKVEEPLNYEKVTGDPLEISFNPDYMKDALRAFGDMSITVKFISAIRPFTLEPTETDLDFIQLITPVRTN; encoded by the coding sequence ATGAAAGTAACTGTAAAAAGAAATACATTCTTACAAGAATTACAAACGGTTCAACGAGCTATCTCTTCTAAAACAACAATCCCTATTTTAACGGGTGTAAAAATTGTTTTAACAGAAGAAGGCTTATCACTTACAGGTAGTAACGCAGATATCTCTATTGAAAGCTTCTTAAGTCAAGAAGACGAGAAAGCACAAATGACCATTGAATCTACAGGTAGTATCGTTTTACAAGCTCGTTTCTTTGGAGAAATCATCCGTAAATTACCAGAAGAGTTATTCACATTAGAAGTTTTAGAAAACAATCAAGTAGCTATCACTTCAGGAAAAGCTGATTTTACCGTTAATGGTTTGGATGCAGATAATTATCCACATCTTCCTGTTATTGATGCGAAAAATCAAATTCAATTACCTGTCCACCTGTTGACAAAAATTATTAATGAAACAGGCTTCGCTGTTTCTATGCATGAAAGTCGTCCCATTTTAACTGGGGTTCATTTTATTCTAGAAAATCAAAAATTATTGGCTGTTGCAACGGACTCACATCGTTTGAGTCAACGAATTATTCCAATTGAGCAAGCAGCTGAGGATTTCAACATTGTTATTCCAGGAAAAAGCTTAACAGAACTTTCTCGTTCATTTACAAACGAAGAAGAAATGGTTGAAATCAGCATCATGGAAAATCAAGTATTGTTCAAAACACAAAATATGTATTTCTATTCTCGTTTACTTGAAGGAAACTATCCTGACACTAATCGTTTGATTCCAACAAGCTTCAACACAGAAATCGATTTTTATGTACCTGAATTATTATCAGCGATCGATCGTGCATCCTTGTTATCTCATGAAGGACGTAATAATATTGTTCGTTTAGCGATTGCTTCTGATTCTGTTGTCTTATACGGAAACTCTCCAGAAATTGGTAAAGTAGAAGAACCATTGAATTATGAAAAAGTAACGGGTGATCCGTTGGAAATTTCTTTCAACCCAGATTACATGAAAGATGCTTTACGTGCCTTTGGTGATATGAGCATCACGGTTAAATTTATTTCTGCGATCCGTCCATTTACGTTGGAACCGACAGAAACTGATTTAGATTTTATTCAATTGATTACACCTGTTCGTACTAATTAG
- a CDS encoding DUF4956 domain-containing protein, whose product MLSSLLVESSTAGATVDLSFRKLLICISASILLGILVACVHMYRNVYSKNFVITLAALPTLVQLVIILVNGNLGTGVAVLGAFSLIRFRSVAGGAREITSIFWSMGIGLATGMGYVTYIVLFSFVIACFLIILNTLSFGEKQKITERELKITIPEDLDYPGLFDDLFQKYTYYATLNSVKTTTMGSLYELRYRVMLKDQQDEKELLDALRVRNGNLTIVSGKVSTNRDEL is encoded by the coding sequence ATGTTGTCTAGTTTATTGGTGGAAAGTTCAACAGCAGGAGCTACAGTGGATTTGTCATTTCGTAAGCTGTTGATTTGTATTAGTGCGTCTATTTTATTAGGTATTCTAGTAGCCTGTGTTCATATGTATAGAAATGTCTATAGTAAAAATTTTGTTATAACCTTGGCAGCACTACCGACATTGGTTCAATTAGTCATTATATTAGTAAACGGTAATTTAGGTACAGGTGTAGCTGTTTTAGGTGCTTTTAGTTTGATAAGATTTCGTTCGGTTGCAGGAGGTGCTCGGGAAATTACGAGTATTTTTTGGTCAATGGGGATTGGTTTAGCAACAGGAATGGGGTATGTGACATACATTGTATTATTTTCGTTTGTAATTGCTTGTTTTTTAATTATTTTGAATACATTGAGTTTTGGTGAGAAACAAAAAATCACAGAACGAGAATTAAAAATCACGATTCCAGAAGATTTGGATTATCCAGGATTATTTGATGATTTATTTCAAAAATACACGTATTATGCAACATTAAATTCAGTTAAAACAACAACAATGGGTAGTTTGTATGAGTTACGTTATCGAGTGATGTTAAAAGATCAACAAGATGAAAAAGAATTATTAGATGCACTACGAGTAAGAAATGGGAATTTGACCATTGTTTCTGGAAAAGTTTCTACGAATAGAGATGAGTTGTAG
- the recF gene encoding DNA replication/repair protein RecF (All proteins in this family for which functions are known are DNA-binding proteins that assist the filamentation of RecA onto DNA for the initiation of recombination or recombinational repair.) — protein sequence MRLNEIEVQHYRNYDGLTLDFPKTLNIFLGENAQGKTNLLESIYVLAMTRSHRTSNEKELIHWDIDSARISGVVEKKTGTVPLEIIISNKGRKTKVNHIEQKRLSSYIGQLNVILFAPEDLSLVKGSPQLRRKFIDMELGQVNPIYLYDLVQFQSVLKQRNQYLKQLAEKKQSDLVYLDILTEQLAEFGGKVLFARLEFIKKLEHWANLLHKKISHEKEELAIEYFSSIPLDKENVSLEKIQKQLLQSLIDSRKRELFKANTFLGPHRDDLIFNVNGQNVQTYGSQGQQRTTALSVKLAEIDLMYSETGEYPVLLLDDVMSELDNERQLHLLETIEGKVQTFLTTTSLDHLNNKLTVEPDIFYVHQGEIEREASI from the coding sequence ATGAGACTGAATGAAATCGAGGTACAGCATTATCGTAATTATGATGGGCTGACCTTAGATTTTCCTAAAACATTGAATATCTTTCTAGGAGAAAACGCGCAAGGCAAAACCAATCTGTTAGAAAGTATCTATGTTTTGGCGATGACCCGTAGCCATCGAACAAGTAATGAAAAAGAACTGATTCATTGGGATATTGATTCTGCAAGAATCAGCGGTGTCGTTGAAAAAAAGACGGGTACAGTTCCACTGGAAATCATTATTTCTAATAAAGGTCGTAAAACGAAGGTCAACCACATTGAACAAAAACGCTTGAGTTCATATATCGGTCAATTGAATGTGATTTTATTTGCGCCGGAAGATCTATCCTTAGTCAAGGGCTCACCACAGCTGCGACGTAAATTTATTGATATGGAATTAGGGCAAGTTAATCCAATTTATTTATACGATCTTGTTCAATTTCAGTCTGTCTTAAAACAACGGAATCAATACTTGAAGCAATTAGCTGAAAAAAAACAATCAGATCTTGTTTATTTAGATATCTTAACAGAACAATTGGCGGAATTTGGCGGTAAAGTGCTATTTGCTCGTTTAGAGTTTATCAAAAAATTAGAGCATTGGGCGAATTTGCTCCATAAAAAAATTAGCCATGAAAAAGAAGAATTAGCAATCGAGTATTTTTCAAGTATCCCATTAGACAAAGAAAATGTTTCACTAGAAAAAATTCAAAAGCAGTTGCTGCAAAGCCTTATTGATAGTCGGAAACGAGAGTTGTTTAAAGCGAATACCTTTTTAGGCCCTCATCGAGATGATTTGATTTTCAATGTCAACGGGCAAAATGTTCAGACATATGGTTCACAAGGACAACAACGAACCACGGCGCTTAGCGTAAAGCTTGCGGAAATTGATTTAATGTATTCAGAAACAGGAGAATATCCTGTGTTGTTATTGGATGATGTCATGAGTGAATTAGATAATGAACGACAATTGCACCTACTAGAAACGATTGAAGGAAAGGTTCAGACTTTTTTAACAACCACAAGTTTGGATCATTTAAACAATAAATTAACTGTTGAACCAGATATTTTTTACGTTCATCAGGGAGAGATAGAGAGGGAAGCATCTATATGA
- the yaaA gene encoding S4 domain-containing protein YaaA, giving the protein MKKTIVLETDFMTLGQVLKEVNVIGSGGQAKWYLAENSVFVDGELENRRGRKLYAGMMIEIPEEGTFFMVKKGETVDETE; this is encoded by the coding sequence TTGAAAAAAACGATTGTTTTAGAGACGGATTTCATGACACTTGGTCAAGTCTTAAAAGAAGTCAATGTTATCGGCAGCGGCGGCCAAGCAAAATGGTATTTAGCTGAAAATAGTGTTTTCGTAGATGGGGAATTAGAGAATCGCCGCGGAAGAAAATTATATGCAGGCATGATGATCGAGATACCTGAAGAAGGTACTTTTTTTATGGTGAAAAAAGGCGAGACAGTCGATGAGACTGAATGA
- a CDS encoding polyphosphate polymerase domain-containing protein, whose amino-acid sequence MVKLKKSFQRKEKKYALTEEMYHKLREKVSPYMQEDEYGLHTILSVYFDTKCYKMIRHSISKPLYKEKFRMRCYGVPKEDSTVFLEIKKKVQGVVYKRRIALTYSAAKEYIKNSQSVELLDRKDQQIKQEIDWVMTQNNLESKVMIAYDRRALFDSSDEDFRITFDFNIRYKKECLTGELIDIGDRVAPEIDVLMEVKALGAYPIWFSNILAELMIYPTSFSKYAQTYQRYLYCKEDFNYVV is encoded by the coding sequence ATGGTTAAATTAAAAAAAAGTTTTCAAAGAAAAGAAAAAAAGTATGCACTTACTGAAGAAATGTATCATAAATTAAGAGAAAAAGTATCACCTTATATGCAAGAAGATGAGTATGGTCTTCATACAATTCTTTCTGTTTATTTTGATACAAAATGCTACAAAATGATTCGTCATTCAATAAGTAAGCCGCTTTATAAAGAGAAGTTTCGAATGAGATGTTACGGTGTTCCTAAAGAAGATTCAACTGTTTTTTTAGAAATAAAAAAGAAAGTCCAAGGTGTTGTTTATAAAAGAAGAATAGCGTTGACGTACTCAGCAGCTAAAGAATATATCAAGAATTCTCAATCAGTTGAATTATTGGATAGGAAAGATCAGCAAATAAAACAAGAAATAGATTGGGTAATGACACAAAATAACTTGGAGTCAAAAGTCATGATCGCCTACGATCGACGAGCCTTATTTGATTCTAGTGATGAGGATTTTCGAATTACGTTTGATTTTAATATTCGATACAAAAAAGAATGTTTGACAGGTGAGTTAATTGACATAGGAGACCGTGTCGCACCTGAAATTGATGTATTGATGGAAGTCAAAGCTTTAGGCGCTTATCCTATTTGGTTCTCTAATATATTAGCAGAATTAATGATTTATCCCACATCATTTTCGAAATATGCTCAAACATATCAACGTTATTTATATTGTAAGGAGGATTTTAATTATGTTGTCTAG
- the gyrA gene encoding DNA gyrase subunit A, which produces MSEEMKENIQDVNLTSEMKESFIDYAMSVIVARALPDVRDGLKPVHRRILYGMNELGVTPDKPHKKSARVVGDVMGKYHPHGDSSIYEAMVRMAQPFSYRSMLVDGHGNFGSVDGDGAAAMRYTEARMSKIALEMLRDINKDTVDFHGNYDDSEQEPDVLPARFPNLLVNGTTGIAVGMATNIPPHNLTEVIEAVGLLMENPDVTTNELMEVLPGPDFPTGGLVMGKSGIRRAYETGRGSITVRAKVDITEMPNGKERILVSELPYMVNKAKLIERISELHREKRIEGITDLRDESSREGMRIVIDVRRDVSASVILNNLYKMTALQTSFGFNMLAIEKGVPKILSLKQILENYVEHQKVVITRRTEFDKKKAESRAHILEGLRIALDHIDEIISIIRNSRADDEAKASLIERFEFSDRQAQAILDMRLRSLTGLQRDKVENEYQELLKLIADLNDILARPERVVEIIKTELGEIRDKYGDARRTELLVGEVLSLEDEDLIEEAEVVITLTNNGYIKRVANSEFRAQRRGGRGVQGMGVHDDDFVKNLVSCSTHDTLLFFTNNGKVYRAKGYEIPEYGRTAKGIPVINMLGIDSSEKIQAIIAVEGQAEEGHYLFFTTRKGTVKRTAVKAFSNIRSNGLIAIGLKEDDELVNVVLTNGEQNMIIGTHNGYSVTFAETAVRDMGRTASGVRGIRLREDDYVVGASLLDADTEVLVLTENGYGKRTKASEYPVKGRGGKGIKTANITAKNGPLAGLTTVRGDEDILVITNKGVIIRFNVDSVSQTGRATLGVRLMRMEEDAKVVTMAVVEPEPEEELVEEVEGVETTIVETETPDADTTEE; this is translated from the coding sequence ATGAGTGAAGAAATGAAAGAGAACATTCAAGACGTCAATCTGACCAGTGAAATGAAAGAATCCTTCATTGATTATGCAATGAGCGTTATCGTAGCCCGTGCGCTGCCAGATGTCCGTGATGGGTTAAAGCCCGTTCACCGTCGTATTTTATACGGAATGAATGAGTTAGGCGTAACACCTGATAAACCACATAAAAAATCTGCCCGTGTCGTAGGGGACGTAATGGGTAAGTATCATCCCCATGGAGATTCATCAATTTACGAAGCCATGGTGCGGATGGCCCAACCCTTTAGTTATCGTAGTATGTTAGTAGATGGTCACGGAAACTTTGGTTCTGTCGATGGGGATGGAGCAGCGGCAATGCGTTATACCGAAGCAAGAATGAGTAAAATTGCGTTGGAAATGCTCCGTGATATCAACAAAGATACAGTTGATTTTCATGGTAACTATGATGATTCTGAGCAAGAACCAGATGTATTACCAGCCCGTTTCCCTAACCTTTTAGTTAACGGAACAACAGGGATTGCGGTTGGGATGGCGACAAATATCCCACCACATAATTTAACTGAGGTCATTGAAGCAGTTGGCTTATTGATGGAAAACCCAGACGTTACAACGAATGAATTGATGGAAGTACTCCCTGGACCTGACTTTCCGACAGGTGGTCTAGTGATGGGGAAATCCGGTATTCGTCGCGCATATGAAACAGGCCGCGGCTCAATAACTGTTCGGGCAAAAGTGGATATCACTGAAATGCCGAATGGGAAAGAGCGGATCTTAGTATCTGAATTACCTTATATGGTCAACAAAGCGAAATTAATCGAACGAATTTCTGAATTGCATCGTGAAAAACGGATTGAAGGAATCACTGATTTACGTGATGAATCTTCTCGTGAGGGGATGCGTATTGTCATTGACGTTCGCCGTGATGTGAGTGCTTCAGTTATTTTGAACAATTTATATAAAATGACTGCATTGCAAACTTCTTTTGGTTTTAATATGTTAGCCATCGAAAAAGGTGTACCGAAGATTCTAAGCTTGAAACAAATTCTTGAAAACTACGTAGAACACCAAAAAGTAGTTATCACACGTCGTACTGAATTTGATAAGAAAAAAGCAGAATCGCGTGCACATATCTTAGAAGGTTTACGTATTGCGTTAGATCACATTGATGAAATCATTTCAATTATTCGAAATTCAAGAGCAGATGATGAAGCTAAAGCGTCATTAATCGAACGTTTTGAATTTTCAGATCGTCAAGCGCAAGCAATCCTAGACATGCGTTTACGTAGCTTAACAGGTTTGCAGCGAGACAAGGTCGAAAACGAATACCAAGAGTTATTAAAACTTATTGCTGATTTGAATGATATTTTAGCGCGTCCAGAACGTGTGGTAGAAATCATCAAAACGGAACTAGGCGAAATTCGTGATAAATACGGTGATGCTCGTCGTACTGAACTATTAGTCGGTGAAGTATTAAGTCTAGAAGACGAAGATTTGATTGAGGAAGCGGAAGTAGTTATTACCTTAACAAATAATGGCTATATCAAACGTGTAGCAAATAGCGAATTTAGAGCACAACGTCGTGGTGGACGTGGGGTTCAAGGAATGGGTGTCCATGATGATGACTTCGTGAAAAACCTGGTTTCTTGTTCAACGCATGACACATTGCTATTCTTTACAAATAACGGTAAAGTGTATCGTGCCAAAGGATATGAAATTCCAGAATACGGCAGAACGGCTAAAGGAATTCCAGTAATCAATATGCTAGGGATCGACTCTAGTGAGAAAATCCAAGCAATCATCGCTGTTGAAGGACAAGCAGAAGAAGGACACTATCTATTCTTCACGACCCGTAAAGGGACTGTTAAACGTACAGCTGTTAAAGCATTCTCTAATATTAGAAGTAATGGTTTGATTGCGATCGGTTTAAAAGAAGATGATGAGTTAGTCAATGTTGTCTTAACGAATGGTGAACAAAATATGATCATTGGAACACATAATGGTTATTCTGTGACCTTTGCTGAAACAGCCGTCCGTGATATGGGACGTACTGCATCAGGTGTACGCGGTATTCGTCTAAGAGAAGATGATTACGTCGTAGGAGCCTCTTTACTGGACGCTGACACGGAAGTTCTAGTGTTGACGGAAAATGGATACGGGAAGCGTACAAAAGCCTCTGAGTACCCTGTGAAGGGCCGTGGCGGTAAAGGAATCAAGACAGCAAACATTACAGCGAAAAATGGTCCGTTAGCAGGACTTACAACTGTTCGTGGGGACGAAGATATTTTAGTAATCACAAATAAAGGTGTAATTATTCGTTTCAACGTAGATTCAGTTTCTCAAACAGGACGTGCTACATTAGGTGTCCGTTTGATGAGAATGGAAGAAGATGCAAAAGTTGTTACGATGGCTGTAGTTGAGCCAGAGCCAGAAGAAGAACTTGTAGAAGAAGTTGAAGGTGTGGAAACAACAATTGTTGAAACAGAAACACCAGATGCTGATACAACGGAAGAATAA
- the gyrB gene encoding DNA topoisomerase (ATP-hydrolyzing) subunit B — protein MTEEEKNMKERAQEYDASQIQVLEGLEAVRKRPGMYIGSTSSEGLHHLVWEIVDNSIDEALAGFASSIQVIIEPDNSITVIDDGRGIPVDIQVKTGRPAVETVFTVLHAGGKFGGGGYKVSGGLHGVGSSVVNALSTTLDVKVYKDGKVYYQEFQRGAVINDLKVIEDTDRHGTTVHFVPDPEIFTETTVFNFDKLATRVRELAFLNKGLKISIEDKREETPVLKEFHYEGGIKSYVEHLNANKEVLFPEPIFIEGEQQDITVEVSMQYTDGYHSNLLSFANNIHTYEGGTHESGFKTSLTRVINDYARKQKIMKENDENLTGEDVREGLTAVISIKHPEPQFEGQTKTKLGNSEVRTVTDRLFSEYFNKFLMENPTVGKQIVEKGLLASKARLAAKRAREVTRRKGALEISNLPGKLADCSSKDPEKCEIFIVEGDSAGGSAKQGRSREFQAILPIRGKILNVEKATMDKILANEEIRSLFTAMGTGFGADFDVSKARYHKLVIMTDADVDGAHIRTLLLTLFYRFMRPVVEAGYVYIAQPPLYGVKQGKNITYVQPGKNAEEELAKILESLPASPKPSVQRYKGLGEMDDHQLWETTMDPERRLMSRVSVDDAIEADQIFEMLMGDRVEPRRAFIEENAHYVKNLDI, from the coding sequence ATGACAGAAGAAGAAAAAAACATGAAAGAACGTGCACAAGAATATGATGCCAGTCAGATTCAGGTATTAGAAGGTCTTGAAGCTGTTCGTAAACGTCCTGGGATGTACATAGGATCAACAAGTTCAGAAGGTTTACATCACTTAGTTTGGGAGATTGTAGATAATTCCATCGATGAAGCCTTAGCTGGTTTTGCATCAAGTATTCAAGTAATCATTGAACCAGATAACAGTATTACAGTTATCGATGATGGTCGTGGAATCCCAGTCGATATTCAAGTAAAAACTGGACGCCCAGCCGTAGAGACTGTCTTTACTGTACTTCATGCCGGAGGAAAATTCGGCGGTGGTGGATATAAAGTTTCTGGTGGACTTCACGGGGTTGGTTCTTCCGTAGTTAATGCTTTGTCGACAACTTTAGATGTAAAAGTCTACAAAGACGGCAAAGTGTATTATCAAGAATTTCAACGAGGTGCCGTAATCAATGATTTGAAAGTCATTGAGGATACTGATCGTCACGGAACCACCGTCCATTTTGTACCTGATCCAGAAATTTTTACAGAAACGACAGTTTTTAACTTTGATAAGTTAGCAACACGTGTTCGAGAGTTGGCTTTTTTGAATAAAGGTCTAAAAATTTCTATTGAGGATAAGCGTGAAGAAACGCCTGTTTTAAAAGAGTTCCATTATGAAGGCGGGATTAAGAGTTATGTTGAGCATCTAAATGCCAATAAAGAGGTATTATTCCCAGAACCGATATTTATCGAAGGGGAACAACAAGATATTACTGTTGAAGTATCGATGCAATACACAGATGGTTATCACTCTAACTTGTTGAGTTTTGCGAACAATATTCATACTTATGAAGGCGGAACCCATGAATCTGGATTCAAAACATCGTTAACACGTGTGATCAATGATTACGCTCGTAAACAAAAGATCATGAAAGAAAACGATGAAAATCTAACAGGGGAAGATGTTCGTGAAGGACTGACAGCTGTTATTTCCATCAAACATCCAGAGCCTCAATTTGAAGGACAAACCAAAACAAAACTAGGAAATTCAGAAGTTCGGACAGTAACTGACCGCCTATTTTCTGAGTATTTCAATAAATTCTTGATGGAAAACCCAACCGTTGGGAAACAAATCGTAGAAAAAGGTCTATTAGCTTCTAAAGCACGACTAGCAGCGAAGCGTGCACGTGAAGTGACTCGTCGTAAAGGCGCACTTGAAATCAGTAATTTACCTGGTAAATTAGCCGATTGTTCAAGTAAAGATCCTGAAAAATGCGAAATCTTTATCGTCGAAGGAGATTCAGCCGGCGGTTCAGCAAAACAAGGACGTAGCCGTGAATTCCAAGCCATTTTACCAATTCGTGGGAAAATCTTAAATGTTGAAAAAGCAACTATGGATAAAATTTTAGCCAATGAAGAAATTCGTTCACTATTTACAGCGATGGGTACAGGATTTGGTGCTGATTTTGATGTATCTAAAGCTCGTTACCACAAATTAGTCATCATGACCGATGCCGATGTCGATGGCGCGCATATCCGTACCCTACTCTTGACGCTTTTCTATCGTTTTATGCGTCCTGTTGTTGAAGCTGGTTACGTTTATATCGCGCAACCGCCTTTATATGGGGTCAAACAAGGGAAAAATATCACTTACGTACAGCCAGGAAAAAATGCTGAAGAAGAATTAGCTAAAATTTTAGAATCTTTACCAGCAAGTCCTAAACCAAGCGTTCAGCGGTATAAAGGTCTTGGGGAGATGGATGATCATCAATTATGGGAAACAACGATGGACCCTGAAAGACGTTTGATGTCACGTGTTAGTGTTGATGATGCGATTGAAGCCGATCAAATTTTTGAAATGCTGATGGGAGACCGCGTTGAACCACGCCGAGCATTTATTGAAGAAAATGCCCATTACGTGAAGAATCTAGATATCTAA